One window of Mauremys mutica isolate MM-2020 ecotype Southern chromosome 6, ASM2049712v1, whole genome shotgun sequence genomic DNA carries:
- the FXN gene encoding frataxin, mitochondrial isoform X1 — MWRPGPARAAVRGLREAAGLRGPLGGPAASCRRPDSHLQQLDHVLKVRNRSVQFINLRNAGTLNDKSSLDEPTYEKLAEETLDSLADFFEDLADKPFTPEDYDVSFGNGVLTAKLGGDMGIYVINRQTPNKQIWLSSPTSGPKRYDWTGRNWVYSHDGVSLHELLAVELSAALKTKIDLSPLVYSGKGDT, encoded by the exons ATGTGGAGGCCGGGGCCGGCGCGCGCTGCGGTCCGGGGCCTGCGCGAGGCCGCGGGGCTCCGGGGGCCGCTCGGGGGACCCGCCGCCTCCTGCCGCCGGCCT gaTTCTCATCTGCAACAATTAGACCATGTTCTAAAGGTTAGAAACAGAAGTGTTCAGTTTATTAATTTAAGAAATGCAGGAACTTTGAATGACAAAAG TTCTTTAGATGAGCCTACTTATGAAAAACTTGCTGAAGAAACACTGGACTCATTAGCAGACTTCTTTGAGGATCTAGCAGACAAGCCTTTTACACCTGAAGATTACGATGTCTCCTTTGGG AATGGAGTTTTAACAGCTAAACTAGGTGGAGACATGGGAATCTATGTAATCAACAGGCAGACACCGAACAAGCAGATTTGGCTGTCCTCTCCTACTAG TGGGCCCAAACGTTACGACTGGACTGGAAGAAACTGGGTGTATTCTCATGATGGAGTATCCCTTCATGAACTACTAGCAGTGGAACTCTCAGCGGCATTGAAAACTAAAATAGACTTATCTCCCTTAGTATACTCTGGAAAAGGTGATACTTGA
- the FXN gene encoding frataxin, mitochondrial isoform X2 produces the protein MSARESGSEDSHLQQLDHVLKVRNRSVQFINLRNAGTLNDKSSLDEPTYEKLAEETLDSLADFFEDLADKPFTPEDYDVSFGNGVLTAKLGGDMGIYVINRQTPNKQIWLSSPTSGPKRYDWTGRNWVYSHDGVSLHELLAVELSAALKTKIDLSPLVYSGKGDT, from the exons atgAGTGCTCGGGAGTCAGGGTCGGAG gaTTCTCATCTGCAACAATTAGACCATGTTCTAAAGGTTAGAAACAGAAGTGTTCAGTTTATTAATTTAAGAAATGCAGGAACTTTGAATGACAAAAG TTCTTTAGATGAGCCTACTTATGAAAAACTTGCTGAAGAAACACTGGACTCATTAGCAGACTTCTTTGAGGATCTAGCAGACAAGCCTTTTACACCTGAAGATTACGATGTCTCCTTTGGG AATGGAGTTTTAACAGCTAAACTAGGTGGAGACATGGGAATCTATGTAATCAACAGGCAGACACCGAACAAGCAGATTTGGCTGTCCTCTCCTACTAG TGGGCCCAAACGTTACGACTGGACTGGAAGAAACTGGGTGTATTCTCATGATGGAGTATCCCTTCATGAACTACTAGCAGTGGAACTCTCAGCGGCATTGAAAACTAAAATAGACTTATCTCCCTTAGTATACTCTGGAAAAGGTGATACTTGA